From one Plasmodium knowlesi strain H genome assembly, chromosome: 11 genomic stretch:
- a CDS encoding phosphatidylinositol N-acetylglucosaminyltransferase subunit GPI1, putative, whose protein sequence is MSQEKDGSAPRRNCLNIFFPQQVESTKAKSKHYLYGVRRHNTYVVIHVTHKQNGNCAKGHLEGVQIVGELFFAQDVDDIHKASALKRQDENGCNYLYVAHYGGRPMLISGQTEEIKNQDALFILYNLSKYIYIISDDHVSRLVWEALRKDGMLEKKTVKKKGAEECHHEKDKQVDRDKIESDDIYRGNSMEKENQETSPCDGSHLKWDIDKDGQTEQTDRLDHLNRSHCSNGHIGNERNERKEQELNMHEIITLLNKRNEYADRIEKGGEENGPRGDQDDTTNLAEQNVRCILSVLLFLTYLVSSLTTSFYYLLCILDKIYTRFFSRNIKSSLSFFKDRLHMHSQWHPLLTSLMRNRHSPPDYAKYKELLLIRLCNFIIDVMLGFFVFMILSHEIINLHVAFQKASVLYDSGTLTSILGTLLQNPLGLKLNNNFTSFIGSIIVSILDKWDYFKNVFSLRSSSAVQILKLSSLCGVSFFLSFFMDYLKLITLHVTLIFNFLKKILSIFHSNMYSLYLLFNGKKWNILKLRVDTNYYTNEEVILGTILFTILIFLYPTVLVLFLVFGIIYVVIRRIIYFLSFLKEIILYTPFYILLLRNSQNGYISKGIRLTVDKPVHNMEWTDFPKSHYLLLENDNFAFFDKMNLFLGIFISRKGEE, encoded by the exons ATGAGCCAAGAAAAGGATGGCTCCGCTCCACGGAGGAACTGCCTTAACATATTCTTTCCACAACAAGTGGAGTCAACCAAGGCCAAGTCAAAACACTACCTGTATGGAGTCCGCAGACATAACACATACGTAGTGATTCATGTTACACACAAGCag AATGGCAACTGCGCAAAGGGCCACCTCGAAGGGGTCCAAATAGTTGGCGAGCTATTCTTCGCGCAGGATGTGGATGACATACACAAAGCGAGTGCGTTAAAACGACAAGACGAAAATGGTTGTAACTATCTGTATGTGGCTCATTATGGAGGGAGGCCCATGCTTATAAGTGGACAAACAGAAGAGATAAAAAATCAAGATGCCCTATTCATACTGTATAATTTGAGCAAGTACATTTATATCATTTCGGATGACCATGTGAGTAGGCTCGTTTGGGAGGCACTTAGGAAAGATGGTATGTTGGAAAAGAAgacagttaaaaaaaagggggcagaAGAGTGCCACCACGAGAAAGACAAACAAGTCGATAGGGATAAAATAGAATCTGATGATATCTACAGGGGAAACagcatggaaaaggaaaatcaaGAAACATCCCCTTGTGATGGAAGCCATCTTAAATGGGATATCGACAAGGACGGGCAGACTGAACAGACAGATCGGTTGGACCATTTGAATAGATCACATTGTAGCAATGGACACATAGGGAACGAGAGGAACGAGAGAAAAGAGCAGGAATTGAACATGCATGAAATAATCACCCTATTGAATAAAAGAAACGAGTACGCAGATAGGATAGAAAAAGGTGGAGAGGAAAATGGTCCTCGCGGTGATCAGGACGACACCACCAATCTGGCAGAGCAAAACGTAAGATGTATCCTTTCGGTcctcttatttttaacctaCCTTGTCTCATCACTGACCACATCATTTTACTACCTCCTGTGTATATTAGACAAAATATACACGAGGTTTTTTTctagaaatataaaaagttcCCTCAGTTTTTTCAAAGACAGGTTGCACATGCATTCGCAATGGCACCCCCTGTTGACTAGCCTAATGAGAAATAGACACAGTCCACCTGATTATGCAAAATACAAAGAGCTACTCTTGATTCGATTGTGTAATTTCATCATAGATGTTATGTTGGGCTTCTTCGTCTTTATGATACTCTCTCATGAAATAATAAACTTGCATGTCGCTTTTCAGAAAGCAAGCGTTTTATACGACTCCGGCACGTTGAC GTCAATACTGGGAACCCTACTGCAGAACCCTCTGGGGTTGAAGCTAAACAACAACTTCACCTCCTTTATTGGAAGTATAATCGTCTCCATCCTGGACAAATG GGATTAtttcaaaaatgtgttttcatTAAGGAGCTCCTCCGCTGTACAAATCCTAAAACTATCATCCCTCTGCggggtttccttttttctctctttcttTATGGACTACCTGAAATTGATAACTCTCCAT GTCACActcattttcaatttcctaaaaaaaattctctctATATTCCACAGCAACATGTATTCTCTTTACCTCCTGTTCAA tgggaaaaaatggaatattttGAAACTACGAGTGGACACAAATTACTACACCAATGAGGAGGTCATTCTTG GCACCATCCTCTTTACCATACTGATTTTTTTGTACCCAACCGTTCTTGTGCTCTTTTTAGTTTTCGGAATTATTTACGTCGTCATCAGGA gaattatatatttcctctccttcttgAAGGAAATCATCTTGTACACTCCTTTTTATATCCTCCTTTTGAGGAACTCGCAGAATGGTTACATCAGCAAGGGGATAAGGCTCACCGTGG ACAAACCAGTG CATAACATGGAATGGACAGATTTTCCCAAGTCACACTACCTCCTTCTGGAAAACgacaattttgcatttttcgacaaaatgaatttgttCCTGGGCATCTTCATCAGCCGGAAGGGTGAAGAGTGA